A genomic segment from Lutibacter sp. A80 encodes:
- a CDS encoding cell wall metabolism sensor histidine kinase WalK, translated as MKIKRTYSFAFWTASFITLFILGVLLITAYVFLNIPLNIKYLIPFIGLIFIFTFLIIQYRLEKFIYKRIKKIYDRVSILDRSDFNKTAITSDIDALSREVQKFAEFNQEQIANLNLRENYRREFLGNVSHELKTPLFTVQGYLLTLADGAINDKKITKKYLKRANKGVERLISIVKDLDLIAKLESADLSINKKPLNILELTQDVFELLEMRAKKRNVSMHFNKHYIYPIMVIADAEKIEQVLTNLIVNAIKYSKKNGTIMVSFEKKETKVLVKVIDDGEGIKKEYLPRLFERFYRVDQSRSRDQGGSGLGLSIVKHILESHNEQIFVESEYGKGSEFSFTLEKMKVL; from the coding sequence ATGAAGATTAAAAGAACATATTCATTTGCTTTTTGGACTGCCTCATTTATTACACTATTTATTCTTGGGGTATTATTAATTACCGCATATGTATTTTTAAATATACCGTTAAATATTAAATATTTAATACCCTTTATAGGTCTTATTTTCATCTTTACGTTTTTAATTATTCAATATAGGTTAGAGAAATTTATCTATAAACGCATAAAGAAAATATACGATCGCGTTTCTATTTTAGACCGTTCCGATTTTAATAAAACTGCTATAACTTCAGATATTGATGCGCTTTCTAGAGAAGTTCAAAAGTTTGCGGAATTTAACCAAGAACAAATTGCTAATTTAAATTTAAGAGAAAATTATAGACGAGAGTTTTTAGGAAATGTTTCTCACGAATTAAAAACACCTCTTTTTACCGTTCAAGGTTACCTATTAACTCTAGCTGACGGTGCAATAAATGACAAAAAAATTACTAAAAAATACCTGAAGCGTGCCAATAAAGGTGTTGAAAGACTTATTTCTATTGTTAAAGATTTAGATTTAATTGCTAAATTAGAATCTGCCGATTTATCTATTAACAAAAAACCTCTAAATATTCTAGAATTAACACAAGATGTATTTGAATTATTGGAAATGAGGGCAAAAAAAAGAAATGTTTCTATGCATTTTAATAAACATTATATTTATCCAATAATGGTAATTGCAGATGCTGAAAAAATTGAACAAGTACTTACCAACTTAATTGTAAATGCAATAAAATATTCGAAAAAAAATGGTACTATTATGGTTAGTTTCGAAAAAAAGGAAACCAAAGTACTTGTAAAAGTTATTGATGATGGTGAAGGTATAAAAAAAGAATATTTACCTCGACTTTTTGAACGGTTTTACAGAGTTGATCAAAGTAGATCTAGAGATCAAGGTGGATCTGGATTAGGGCTCTCTATTGTTAAGCATATTTTAGAATCTCATAACGAGCAAATTTTTGTAGAAAGCGAATATGGTAAAGGTTCAGAATTTTCATTTACATTAGAAAAAATGAAAGTTCTTTAA
- a CDS encoding response regulator transcription factor, translating to MKKAAIKILLVDDEPDILEIVSYNLKNEGYKVYTAKNGIEAIASAKLNNPHLIILDIMMPEMDGIEACEKIRATKGLEHVLITFFTARGEDYSQVAGFDVGADDYITKPIKPKVLVSKIKALLRRVNEVQNITSNSVKVGEIVIDREEYVIIKEGEKLSLPKKEFELFALLASKPGKVFKRDDILDKVWGNEVVVGGRTIDVHIRKLREKIGDRYFKTVKGVGYKFVVNED from the coding sequence ATGAAAAAAGCAGCTATCAAAATACTCTTAGTTGATGATGAACCAGATATTTTAGAAATTGTATCTTACAATTTAAAAAATGAAGGTTATAAGGTTTATACCGCTAAAAATGGTATTGAAGCTATCGCTTCTGCAAAATTAAACAATCCGCATTTAATAATTTTAGATATTATGATGCCTGAAATGGATGGTATTGAAGCTTGTGAAAAAATAAGAGCAACAAAAGGATTAGAACATGTTCTAATCACATTTTTTACAGCTAGAGGTGAAGACTATTCTCAGGTTGCAGGTTTTGATGTTGGTGCAGACGACTATATAACAAAACCAATAAAACCAAAAGTTTTAGTAAGTAAAATTAAGGCACTATTAAGAAGGGTAAATGAGGTTCAAAACATTACATCTAATAGTGTAAAAGTTGGTGAAATTGTTATAGACAGAGAAGAATATGTTATTATAAAAGAAGGTGAAAAACTATCTTTACCAAAAAAAGAATTTGAACTTTTTGCACTACTAGCATCTAAACCAGGAAAAGTTTTTAAACGTGACGATATTTTAGATAAAGTTTGGGGAAATGAAGTTGTAGTTGGCGGTAGAACTATCGATGTTCATATTAGAAAATTACGTGAAAAAATTGGTGATAGATATTTTAAAACTGTAAAAGGCGTAGGTTACAAATTTGTTGTTAATGAAGATTAA
- a CDS encoding outer membrane beta-barrel protein codes for MRDYKNIDRIFQEKLKDLEVSPPSQSWNSIQKKLAPVSQKKRFPLWLKFASVAALLILFFSIGTIYFIPHNNFSNNFLKDSNSENIVIDNDSIQTTNSKNNTVTKKPLTQPKINELIGAKSTKITAINSIDEVSNTNKNNNLKENNSILTDALSLPLPDNNDTKMDKSSLISSGRITVATIFAPIYISSFGDGSGIDSQFKDNPASGNSSYSYGVKFAYKLNNKFSVQSGINLINLGYTTNNIYVTPGVAVVEYSNISNNPINLGKPQQYATTKLRELNAIDPNKGSLNQVFGYVEIPVELKYNVTDGKLGVNLVGGFSTLLLNNDEVFVETNSITQSLGSSNNLRAINFTGNIGLDVDYSIKENLFINISPMFKMQTNTFSKNSGSIQPYYLGIYTGLNYKF; via the coding sequence GTGAGAGATTATAAGAATATAGACAGGATTTTTCAAGAAAAGCTAAAGGATTTAGAGGTCTCACCTCCAAGTCAATCTTGGAATTCAATTCAAAAGAAATTAGCTCCAGTTTCTCAAAAGAAACGATTTCCTTTATGGCTTAAATTTGCAAGTGTAGCTGCCTTACTTATATTATTTTTTAGCATAGGCACAATCTATTTTATACCACATAATAATTTCTCAAATAACTTTTTAAAAGATTCTAATTCTGAAAATATAGTTATTGATAATGATAGTATTCAAACTACAAATTCTAAAAATAATACTGTTACTAAAAAACCGTTAACACAGCCTAAAATAAATGAGCTTATTGGCGCTAAAAGCACTAAAATTACAGCTATAAACAGTATTGATGAAGTTTCCAATACTAATAAAAATAACAACTTAAAAGAAAATAATTCTATTTTAACAGATGCGCTTAGTCTACCATTACCAGACAACAATGACACTAAAATGGATAAATCTTCACTAATTTCAAGTGGAAGAATAACCGTTGCAACTATTTTTGCACCAATTTACATAAGCTCATTTGGAGATGGATCGGGTATTGACAGTCAGTTTAAAGACAACCCAGCCTCTGGAAATTCATCTTATTCTTACGGTGTAAAATTTGCCTATAAACTAAATAACAAATTTAGTGTACAATCCGGAATTAACCTTATTAATTTAGGATATACAACTAACAATATTTATGTAACTCCTGGAGTTGCAGTTGTAGAATATTCAAACATATCTAACAACCCAATAAATCTGGGAAAACCACAGCAATATGCTACAACAAAATTAAGAGAACTTAATGCTATAGACCCAAATAAAGGGAGCTTAAATCAAGTTTTTGGATATGTTGAAATCCCTGTTGAATTAAAATACAACGTTACCGATGGTAAATTAGGGGTAAACTTGGTTGGTGGTTTTAGTACACTTTTACTTAATAACGATGAAGTTTTTGTTGAAACAAATTCAATCACTCAAAGTTTAGGCTCATCAAACAATTTAAGAGCTATCAACTTTACAGGAAATATTGGTCTTGATGTAGATTACTCTATTAAAGAAAATTTATTTATCAATATCTCTCCAATGTTTAAAATGCAAACAAATACCTTTTCAAAAAATTCAGGTAGTATACAGCCATATTACCTAGGAATTTATACAGGTTTAAATTATAAGTTTTAG
- a CDS encoding T9SS type A sorting domain-containing protein: protein MKKLYFLVIAILMVTLSFGQTEVFINEIHYDNDGTDSNEGFEISGPSGTDLSNYTIVLYNGTNGQQYNSINLSGILTDDSDGYGFKWFGLSVDGLQNGSSDGSPDGIALVNTSTSTVVQFLSYEGSFTATDGAASGITSTDIGVEESGTTPVGYSLQLVGSGVLYEDFTWVVPSAHTNGTVNTGQTFSTNPFIFLNTNAVTDLNYMFNHGPSTVANFTVFGTYLSDDIVLTASTNYEISETSVGGWTSSITLTKGGGTTIATTTIFVRLKTGLSIGSYSEDITLISAGAVTKTVTLSGHIEQVSMLITGVYDGPLPGGTPKGVELYVINDIPDLSIYGLGTANNGEGTDGEEFTFPAISASVGDYIYLASETTGFSAFFDFTPDYTSLDLGVSGDDAIELFGFGSVIDVFGDVSYTALVPTSWEYTDGWAYRNTPGPNTVFSVGDWNYSGVGALDEATTNATAATPFPIATYNMSVLSVVKDQIEGFIMYPNPVTNGMLYMSSKSSLNKQVTIFALTGQQVYSKNLQAKEHIDISSLNKGIYLVRIIEEDKIATRKLVVN, encoded by the coding sequence ATGAAAAAACTTTACTTTTTGGTTATTGCCATTTTAATGGTTACACTATCTTTTGGTCAAACTGAAGTTTTTATTAATGAAATCCATTATGATAATGATGGAACTGATTCTAATGAAGGTTTTGAAATAAGCGGACCAAGTGGTACGGATTTATCAAACTATACTATTGTATTGTATAATGGAACTAATGGTCAACAATATAATTCTATTAATTTGTCTGGTATATTAACAGATGACAGTGATGGTTATGGGTTTAAATGGTTTGGATTGTCTGTAGATGGTTTGCAAAATGGTTCCTCAGATGGTTCCCCAGATGGTATTGCTTTGGTAAATACTTCAACTTCAACTGTTGTGCAATTTTTAAGTTATGAAGGTAGTTTCACTGCTACTGATGGTGCTGCAAGTGGAATAACATCGACAGATATTGGTGTTGAAGAGTCAGGTACTACTCCAGTAGGATATTCTTTACAATTGGTGGGCTCAGGAGTTCTTTATGAAGATTTTACTTGGGTTGTTCCAAGCGCACATACAAATGGTACTGTAAATACTGGACAAACATTTTCAACAAATCCTTTTATTTTTTTAAACACAAACGCTGTTACAGATTTAAACTATATGTTTAACCATGGTCCTTCCACGGTAGCTAATTTTACCGTTTTTGGTACTTATTTATCAGATGATATTGTTTTAACAGCTTCTACCAATTACGAGATTTCTGAAACTTCAGTTGGAGGATGGACTTCTTCTATAACACTTACAAAAGGAGGAGGAACTACTATCGCAACAACTACAATTTTTGTTAGGTTAAAAACGGGACTTTCTATTGGCTCTTATTCTGAGGATATTACTTTAATTAGTGCAGGTGCTGTAACTAAAACAGTTACTTTATCTGGCCATATAGAGCAAGTATCTATGCTTATTACTGGAGTTTATGATGGTCCTTTACCTGGTGGTACGCCAAAAGGAGTTGAACTTTATGTTATAAATGACATTCCAGATTTAAGTATTTATGGTTTGGGGACTGCTAATAATGGGGAAGGTACAGATGGTGAAGAGTTTACATTTCCTGCTATTTCAGCTTCTGTTGGAGATTATATTTATTTAGCTTCAGAAACTACAGGATTTTCTGCTTTTTTTGATTTTACTCCTGATTATACAAGTTTAGATTTAGGGGTTAGTGGAGACGACGCTATTGAGTTATTTGGATTTGGATCAGTTATAGATGTATTTGGAGATGTAAGTTACACAGCTCTTGTACCTACATCTTGGGAGTATACAGATGGCTGGGCATACAGAAATACGCCTGGACCAAATACTGTTTTTTCAGTTGGTGATTGGAATTATAGTGGTGTAGGTGCATTAGACGAAGCAACAACTAATGCAACGGCTGCCACGCCATTTCCAATTGCTACTTATAATATGTCTGTTCTCTCTGTAGTAAAAGATCAAATAGAAGGTTTTATAATGTATCCAAACCCTGTAACTAATGGAATGTTGTATATGTCATCAAAGAGTAGTTTAAATAAACAAGTTACTATTTTCGCTTTAACGGGACAACAGGTTTATAGTAAAAATTTACAAGCTAAAGAGCATATAGATATTTCTAGTTTAAATAAAGGAATTTATTTAGTGAGAAT
- a CDS encoding acyl transferase, which produces MKRNTLFKSHNTNEFNEIALDIFRFQAIHNVVYNTFLKHLKVDINSIQKIEDIPFLPIQFFKTHKIVASEDAVEQIFLSSGTTGMTQSKHYVTDVSIYEESFTKTFQYFYGAIENYTILALLPSYLERTGSSLIYMADSFIKKSNNPKSGFYLNNLEELAKNLQELDKKGEKILLIGVSFALLDLLDKYKFDLKNTIIMETGGMKGKRKELIREELHSILCNGFGVSKIHSEYGMTELLSQGYSKGDGVFECPPWMKILTRDTEDALTILPEGKSGGINVIDLANINSCSFIATQDLGKTFKNNTFEVLGRFDNSDIRGCNLLVL; this is translated from the coding sequence ATGAAAAGAAATACGCTATTTAAGTCACATAATACAAACGAATTTAATGAAATAGCTCTGGATATTTTTAGATTTCAGGCTATTCATAATGTGGTATACAATACCTTTTTAAAACATTTAAAGGTTGATATAAATTCCATTCAAAAAATTGAAGATATTCCTTTTTTACCTATTCAATTTTTTAAAACTCATAAAATTGTTGCTTCTGAAGATGCAGTTGAACAAATTTTTTTAAGTAGTGGTACTACAGGAATGACACAAAGTAAACACTATGTTACAGATGTTTCTATTTACGAAGAAAGTTTTACTAAAACCTTTCAGTATTTTTACGGAGCTATAGAAAATTATACAATATTAGCATTGTTGCCTTCGTATTTGGAACGTACAGGTTCTTCATTAATTTATATGGCCGATAGTTTTATAAAGAAATCAAACAATCCAAAAAGTGGTTTTTATTTGAATAATTTAGAGGAATTGGCTAAAAACTTACAAGAATTAGATAAAAAAGGTGAAAAAATACTTTTAATTGGAGTTTCCTTTGCTTTGTTAGATTTATTGGATAAATACAAATTCGATCTAAAAAACACCATAATTATGGAAACTGGTGGAATGAAAGGAAAACGAAAAGAACTTATTAGAGAAGAATTACACAGTATTTTATGTAATGGTTTTGGGGTTTCTAAAATTCATTCAGAATATGGAATGACCGAATTATTAAGTCAGGGATATTCTAAAGGAGATGGAGTTTTTGAGTGCCCACCGTGGATGAAAATTTTAACACGTGATACGGAAGATGCTTTAACAATACTCCCAGAAGGAAAATCGGGAGGTATAAATGTTATAGACTTAGCGAATATAAATTCTTGTTCGTTTATAGCTACACAAGATTTAGGAAAAACTTTTAAAAATAACACTTTTGAAGTATTAGGCCGTTTTGATAATTCTGATATTAGAGGTTGTAATTTATTGGTGTTGTAA
- a CDS encoding RNA polymerase sigma factor, translated as MGLEKLIKKCAKNDRKAQKEIYQLFAGKLFSICLKYSKNKQEAQDNFQDGFVVIFDKIEQFNFKGSFEGWIKRVMVNTILLKYRKKTVLSIVTEEIPDEVIVDIDDDEISLDYLLNLIQELPERYRMVFNLYVLDGCSHKEISKMLKIAEGTSKSNLARARGILKQKIEKHQESQQSV; from the coding sequence TTGGGTTTAGAAAAGCTCATAAAAAAATGTGCTAAAAATGATAGAAAGGCACAAAAAGAGATTTACCAGCTTTTTGCAGGTAAATTATTCTCAATTTGTCTTAAATACTCTAAAAATAAACAAGAGGCTCAAGATAATTTTCAAGATGGCTTTGTAGTCATTTTCGATAAAATTGAGCAGTTTAATTTTAAAGGATCATTTGAAGGCTGGATTAAGCGAGTTATGGTTAACACAATTTTATTAAAGTATAGAAAAAAAACTGTGTTAAGTATTGTTACTGAAGAAATTCCTGATGAGGTGATTGTTGACATCGACGATGATGAAATTTCTTTAGATTATTTATTGAATCTCATTCAAGAGTTGCCAGAAAGATACAGAATGGTATTTAACCTGTATGTATTAGATGGATGTTCTCATAAAGAGATTTCTAAAATGTTAAAAATTGCTGAAGGCACATCTAAATCTAATTTAGCCAGAGCAAGAGGCATTTTAAAACAAAAAATAGAGAAACATCAAGAAAGTCAACAGTCTGTTTAA
- the rnpA gene encoding ribonuclease P protein component: protein MQYTLGKEERLKSKKLIEQLFAEGKHVKSYPFRLIYLPINHGAKSLVKAGFAVPKRNVKLAVNRNRIKRLMREVYRKNKHSFTESLTEPYIFMFIYMAKDEINYVDLELSLKKVSAKLQTKIKEDKPSSI from the coding sequence ATGCAATACACATTAGGAAAAGAAGAAAGATTAAAAAGTAAAAAATTAATTGAGCAGCTTTTTGCTGAAGGAAAACACGTTAAATCGTACCCTTTTAGATTAATTTATTTACCGATAAACCATGGAGCTAAATCTTTAGTGAAAGCTGGTTTTGCTGTTCCGAAGAGGAATGTAAAATTAGCCGTAAATAGAAATAGAATTAAAAGGTTAATGCGCGAAGTCTACAGAAAAAATAAACATTCTTTTACTGAAAGTTTAACTGAACCATATATTTTTATGTTTATTTATATGGCAAAAGACGAAATAAATTATGTTGATTTGGAGTTGTCTTTAAAAAAGGTAAGTGCAAAACTTCAAACAAAAATTAAAGAAGATAAGCCGAGCAGCATTTAA
- a CDS encoding acyl-CoA dehydrogenase family protein, whose translation MSQDLFQAPDYYQLDALLTEEHLLIRDAAREWVKRSVSPIIEEAAQKAKFPTSIISGLSEIGAFGPYIPEEYGGAGLDQISYGLIMQEIERGDSGIRSTASVQSSLVMYPIWKYGNEAQRKKFLPKLATGELMGCFGLTEPNHGSNPSGMETKIKDMGNHFLLNGAKMWISNAPFADIAVVWAKNEEGRIKGLIVERGMEGFTTPETHNKWSLRASATGELIFDNVKIPKENILPNKDGLGAPLGCLDSARYGIAWGAIGAAMDCYATALRYAKERIQFNKPIAATQLQQKKLAEMITEITKAQLLTWRLGTLKNENKATSAQISMAKRNNVAMALKIAREARQVLGAMGISGEFSIMRHMMNLESVITYEGTHDIHLLITGLDITGLSAFK comes from the coding sequence ATGTCTCAAGATTTATTTCAAGCTCCGGATTATTATCAATTAGATGCATTATTAACTGAAGAACACTTGTTAATTAGAGATGCAGCTAGAGAATGGGTAAAGCGTTCTGTGTCTCCAATTATTGAAGAAGCCGCTCAAAAAGCCAAATTTCCAACATCAATTATTAGTGGTTTATCCGAAATTGGCGCTTTTGGCCCTTATATTCCCGAAGAATATGGTGGAGCAGGTTTAGATCAGATAAGTTATGGTTTAATTATGCAAGAAATTGAACGAGGAGATTCTGGAATTCGATCAACAGCTTCTGTACAATCCTCGTTAGTAATGTATCCAATTTGGAAATATGGAAACGAAGCACAACGTAAAAAATTCTTACCAAAATTAGCTACTGGAGAACTTATGGGATGTTTTGGTTTAACAGAACCCAACCACGGATCTAATCCGAGTGGTATGGAAACTAAAATTAAAGATATGGGCAACCATTTTTTATTGAATGGAGCAAAAATGTGGATTTCAAATGCACCATTTGCAGACATTGCAGTTGTTTGGGCTAAAAATGAAGAAGGCCGTATAAAGGGATTAATTGTTGAACGCGGAATGGAAGGATTTACAACTCCAGAAACACATAACAAATGGAGTTTAAGAGCTTCTGCAACTGGTGAATTAATTTTTGATAATGTTAAAATTCCAAAAGAAAACATACTGCCAAATAAAGATGGTTTAGGTGCCCCACTTGGCTGCTTAGATTCTGCTCGTTACGGAATAGCTTGGGGAGCCATTGGTGCCGCAATGGATTGTTACGCTACTGCTTTACGCTATGCAAAAGAACGTATCCAGTTTAATAAACCAATTGCAGCAACACAATTACAACAAAAAAAACTGGCAGAAATGATTACCGAAATCACCAAAGCGCAATTGTTAACTTGGCGCTTAGGGACTTTAAAAAATGAAAATAAAGCAACCTCTGCGCAAATATCAATGGCAAAGCGAAATAATGTGGCTATGGCTTTAAAAATAGCTAGAGAAGCGCGTCAGGTTTTAGGTGCAATGGGTATTTCTGGCGAATTTTCTATAATGCGTCATATGATGAATTTAGAAAGTGTAATTACATATGAAGGCACACATGACATTCACTTATTAATAACCGGATTAGACATTACAGGCTTATCGGCTTTTAAGTAA
- the purD gene encoding phosphoribosylamine--glycine ligase, translating into MNVLILGSGGREHALAWKIAQSNLLNKLFIAPGNAGTNEVGTNLNINQNDFKQVKEAVLEHQISLVVVGPEDPLVKGIHDFFLNDAELKNVPVIGPQKYAAQLEGSKEFAKEFMFRHNIPTAAYKSFTAENLEEGYSFLESLTAPYVLKADGLAAGKGVLILNDLQEAKDELTEMLANKKFGDASSKVVIEEFLTGIELSCFVLTDGKSYVTLPSAKDYKRIREGDKGLNTGGMGAVSPVPFLTDAIMEKIETQVIKPTIDGFQKDNISYVGFVFIGLILDKGEVKVIEYNCRMGDPETEVVIPRIESDFLELLIAAGNKELHTKTIELKKESACTVMLVSGGYPEAYEKGKEIFGLKTIENSIPFHAGTTTKEEKVLTNGGRVLAITSYGTNFKEALKQSYQNIDKICFEEMNFRKDIGFDL; encoded by the coding sequence ATGAATGTATTAATACTTGGATCAGGAGGAAGAGAGCATGCATTGGCATGGAAAATAGCACAAAGTAACTTATTAAATAAGTTATTTATTGCTCCTGGAAATGCTGGAACAAACGAAGTTGGAACCAATTTAAATATAAATCAAAATGACTTTAAACAAGTAAAAGAAGCTGTTTTAGAGCATCAAATTAGTTTAGTTGTAGTTGGACCTGAAGATCCATTAGTTAAAGGAATTCATGATTTCTTTTTAAACGATGCTGAATTAAAGAATGTTCCTGTAATTGGACCTCAAAAATATGCTGCACAGTTAGAAGGAAGTAAAGAATTTGCTAAAGAGTTTATGTTTAGACATAATATTCCAACTGCAGCATACAAAAGTTTTACTGCAGAAAATTTAGAAGAAGGTTATTCATTTTTAGAATCATTAACCGCTCCGTACGTTTTAAAAGCAGATGGTTTAGCTGCTGGAAAAGGCGTTTTAATTTTAAATGATTTACAAGAAGCAAAAGACGAACTTACTGAAATGTTAGCCAATAAAAAGTTTGGTGATGCTAGTAGTAAAGTAGTTATTGAAGAGTTTTTAACCGGGATAGAACTTAGTTGTTTTGTGTTAACAGATGGAAAAAGTTATGTTACTTTACCTAGCGCAAAAGATTATAAAAGAATTCGTGAAGGAGATAAAGGTTTAAATACGGGAGGAATGGGAGCTGTATCTCCAGTACCATTTTTAACAGATGCTATAATGGAAAAAATAGAAACTCAGGTTATTAAACCAACAATTGATGGGTTTCAAAAAGACAATATCAGTTATGTAGGGTTTGTGTTTATTGGGTTGATATTAGATAAAGGTGAAGTTAAAGTAATTGAGTACAATTGCCGTATGGGAGATCCAGAAACTGAAGTTGTAATACCTCGTATTGAAAGTGATTTTTTAGAGCTTTTAATCGCTGCAGGAAATAAAGAATTACACACTAAAACCATAGAATTAAAAAAAGAAAGTGCTTGTACAGTTATGTTAGTTTCTGGCGGATATCCAGAAGCTTATGAAAAAGGAAAAGAAATTTTTGGATTAAAAACTATTGAAAACTCTATTCCATTTCATGCGGGTACAACTACCAAAGAAGAGAAAGTTTTAACAAACGGAGGAAGAGTATTAGCAATTACATCTTACGGAACTAATTTTAAAGAAGCTTTAAAACAATCGTATCAAAATATTGATAAAATATGTTTTGAAGAAATGAATTTTAGAAAAGATATCGGGTTCGATTTGTAG
- a CDS encoding S41 family peptidase — protein sequence MKTKIKKWILAVFVTVTIAISVGFQSNFFEIAKQIDIYTTMFKELNMYYIDEINPGELTSKSINYMLSNLDPYTRFYDEQGVEDARIRATGEYGGIGAVSKFKNKTVIIREILKNSPAEKAGLKVGDKILKVDDVAVEDFEEIGVSSVLNGLPNTDVILKIERQNKMLEIQVTRKKIIEKAVPFYTMLNAEVGYISFVKFNQKAAEEVKEAFLELKEEGMRKLIIDVRSNPGGLLNEAVSIVNFFIPKDKVVVTTKAKTQKESATYKTKNEPIDLEIPLTILINNRSASASEILAGALQDYDRAVVLGERSFGKGLVQRYKPLSYGTQMKLTISKYYTPSGRCIQELDYTNRDDKGNVPKFSDAGRETYTTEKGRIVYGGGGILPDFKIEKPTTTKTTEVLLKSDAFFNYATTYFYKNPTILEPSKFNLKEADFDNLLKYLSKNQSDFKTKTEIEFKKALEKATSENLGKNVAKKYTDLLDVIYAEKLNELEKNKEEIIEKLTEEIVKRYFYIEGVYQQKAVFDPTILKATTILNNQNEYSGLLTN from the coding sequence ATGAAAACTAAAATTAAAAAATGGATATTAGCTGTTTTTGTAACTGTTACTATTGCAATTTCCGTAGGGTTTCAATCGAACTTTTTTGAAATTGCAAAACAAATAGACATTTATACAACAATGTTTAAAGAATTAAATATGTATTATATAGATGAAATAAATCCTGGAGAATTAACCAGTAAATCTATAAACTACATGCTTAGTAATTTAGATCCATACACACGTTTTTACGATGAGCAAGGTGTTGAAGATGCAAGAATTAGAGCAACAGGTGAATATGGTGGAATTGGAGCTGTTTCAAAATTTAAAAATAAAACGGTAATTATTAGAGAAATATTAAAAAATTCTCCTGCAGAAAAAGCTGGGTTAAAAGTTGGTGATAAAATTTTAAAAGTTGACGATGTTGCTGTTGAAGATTTTGAAGAAATTGGTGTTTCAAGTGTCTTAAACGGATTGCCAAATACTGATGTAATACTTAAAATTGAACGTCAAAATAAAATGCTGGAAATTCAGGTAACTCGAAAAAAAATTATTGAAAAAGCAGTGCCTTTTTATACAATGCTTAATGCTGAAGTTGGTTATATTTCATTTGTAAAGTTTAATCAAAAAGCTGCAGAAGAAGTAAAAGAAGCCTTTTTAGAATTAAAAGAAGAAGGTATGAGAAAACTAATTATAGATGTTAGAAGTAACCCAGGAGGTTTATTAAATGAAGCAGTTTCAATTGTTAATTTTTTTATACCAAAAGATAAAGTTGTGGTTACAACAAAAGCAAAAACTCAAAAAGAAAGCGCCACTTATAAAACAAAAAATGAACCTATAGATTTAGAAATTCCTTTAACTATTTTAATTAATAATAGATCGGCATCAGCTTCAGAAATTTTAGCAGGAGCCTTACAAGATTATGATAGAGCGGTGGTGCTAGGCGAACGTTCTTTTGGAAAAGGTTTAGTACAACGTTACAAACCACTTTCTTACGGTACACAAATGAAATTAACCATTTCTAAATATTATACACCAAGCGGAAGGTGTATTCAAGAATTGGATTATACAAATAGAGATGATAAAGGGAATGTGCCTAAGTTTTCCGATGCAGGAAGAGAGACTTATACAACCGAAAAAGGAAGAATTGTATATGGCGGTGGAGGTATTTTACCTGATTTTAAAATTGAAAAACCAACAACTACTAAAACTACTGAAGTATTGTTAAAATCGGATGCGTTTTTTAACTATGCGACCACTTATTTTTATAAAAATCCAACAATTTTAGAGCCTTCAAAATTTAATTTAAAAGAAGCAGATTTTGACAATCTACTAAAATACTTAAGTAAAAATCAAAGTGATTTTAAAACTAAAACAGAAATCGAATTTAAAAAAGCACTTGAAAAAGCTACTTCAGAAAATTTAGGGAAAAATGTAGCAAAAAAATATACGGATTTGTTAGATGTAATTTATGCAGAAAAATTAAACGAACTAGAAAAAAACAAAGAAGAAATTATTGAAAAATTAACTGAAGAAATTGTAAAACGCTATTTTTATATTGAAGGTGTTTATCAACAAAAAGCAGTATTTGATCCAACAATTTTAAAAGCAACAACAATTTTAAATAATCAAAACGAGTATTCGGGGTTGTTAACTAATTAA